GATCAATTCATTCTGCAATGCTGGGTCTTCTATCTGTCTCGACGGTTCGAGCCTTGGATTCCGTAGGCTTCGCCGTCGGTTTCAATCCCGTGCAGGGTTTTCTAGGCGTCTCGACCACATCTTCAGTCGATCACATCGGGTTAGAGAAAGTGTCTGCTTGGACGTGGTGTGAAACCTGGCGGCGCCCCACCACAGGGGGCGCCGCCTCTTGGAGTGGCCGTTCGTAGAGTTTTGCCAGATGGTACTCCGCGCTGCCTGGACCGCACTCGGAGTTCGTCGAGCTGTTCCAGCGAACCGACCGCTCGACCGGCAGTTCTTCCGATTGTTGCCCTCGGATTAGGGCATCATTGATGAGTGGCAACGCTGTCGCATCGGCGGCTGATCGACAAATCCCTATCCCGCCCCCCGACTTCCCAGCAGTGGTACCCTGACACAGCAGGCCTCGACTAGGACGGCAATAAATACGAGTCGACGAGGGTTCACGCTATCGGAATTTGCGAGCCAAATAAAAAATCTGCCGCCGACAACAGCCGATTAGTTAGGCCACTGTCGTTCGGCGAGCGTGTTTGAAGACCCACCCGATGGGTTGGTCCATACAACACGGACGACCTCACCAGTGGTATCTGAACCGTCGACAGGTATTGTGAGTTCATCACCGGTTGAGATGGTGCTTGACCACGTATCGTTTCTAGTAGCATCATCTGTGTTGGTGTTGGTTTTGTTAAACCCTGACCCATCGTACAATGGTGAGCCACCGACTGATATTTCAATTTCGCTTTTTTCAATATTGTCGCCACCTTCGTGTGTGAGCGTCACATTCGTATCAGAGTCGAATGAAAATCCGATCGTAGCTTGTGGTGCATTAGTCGACACCTGATCGCCGAGTCCGAGCACAAACGCACCGATCACGGCGGCCAGGATGACGGTTATCGCCACCATGAGGATGACCCCTATAACAGGAGACACACCACGTTCATTATCGTCTGTGAATAGTTCTTTGAACATTTTTGGTATACCTCCACATGGCACAACGGTTATTTCGATACATCCCGTCGACACGGTTGGAGCACGCCATCCCGCTCCGCCGTTCTTCGTCGACAGTTACATTCGAGCGACTGTTGTGCTGTGGTGTATGTCACTAGGCTGGTAGTGATATAAATACGTTTGTTCGACAGCCTCATATCTGATAGTGGTCTTGTATTAGGTAGCATGGAGCGACTGCCAAGTGTTGAGGACCTTGCTGGGACCTACAACACCCCTGCATATGCCAACCCGATGGATGCTGTCGAAGATTATCGGCAGTACCAACGAGAGTGGGCAACGACGACCCTCGGCTCACACGCAATTTCGACGCGCATGGAGTTGCCTCGTGGTCGGATTCGGTCGTGGGAAGACGGCAGTCGACCAGATGTCGTTAACGGTATCGAGACCGCCCGTGAGCACGGCTGGCTCGAATGCGAGGCCGACAGCGATACCTTCGCGGCGCTGAACCGACTGGTCGCCGGTGTGTTTTCGGGCGGGTCGATCAGTGCTTCAACCTTTGAGCCGAGTTATTCCGCACCCGACGATCGCGTCGACGGCCAGCTCCGGGCTGATCTCGACACCCTCGGCGTCGGGAGTCGTATCGCTC
This sequence is a window from Halohasta litchfieldiae. Protein-coding genes within it:
- a CDS encoding type IV pilin → MFKELFTDDNERGVSPVIGVILMVAITVILAAVIGAFVLGLGDQVSTNAPQATIGFSFDSDTNVTLTHEGGDNIEKSEIEISVGGSPLYDGSGFNKTNTNTDDATRNDTWSSTISTGDELTIPVDGSDTTGEVVRVVWTNPSGGSSNTLAERQWPN